The window GTTATTTTAAGAATAACTTTATTCTGAAAAGATTTCTCCTAATCATTCTAAACGGACGGCCCCTTAATAATACTGCTAAAAAGATTGGCGTCGGAGTTGTGATGTTGCACTAATTTTTTTGGGTGTTAATCAATAAATTTCTGCATAATGAGGATGACGAAATAAATTTTATTTGCTGAAATGTTAATCTTAGTTATTAAGACTTCTCAATGAATTTGATTTCTTTTTCCATCCATTAGAATTTACATTTTATGGAGTAATCATGACTAATTTAGTTTTGCTCAGATGAATGTGTCAAAATGGTGAAGTAtaatgataaaatttaaaacGGGCCCCACATGGACAAAATAGCCTTAAAACATAGCTGGACGTGTGATACAGTAAATTAAAGCGGATCCACTGGTTCAGCAAATTGTTTACACATGTTCATGGTGGATGCAACGAAGTGTGGCTTCTTTGTCCACAAAAAGAACGTACACCAATAAGAGAATCAGGTACAAATTATTTAAAGCACATAATTTATGAAATACCGGAAACCCCCTCCATTTCTAAGTAGGTTTACTTTTTAAGCTAGTAGCTGAAGCACACATGTTGACCTCAAAGTAAGTATATAGAATCTCTGAAATTGGACACCTAATAATTTGCTTCTCAAACataataatttttccttttattatagTTCTTTCAATCACATTGTAgataattaatcattaaaatatgtAAATAAATAATATTCTCTCGGTTTCATCTTACATGGTGTTGTTTGATTAGGTGCTATGCTTAAGAAACGAATGAAAGATTTTTGCAAACATACCAAAAGGTACCCTAGAACTTATCGATTTAAACATATTATGAATGGATGAAGATTCCCTAAAAGTGTTCCTTAAAGTTTAAATTGTAGGAAAGGTCAACTAAGTTCAACTTAGACTCGGCCAGGCGCTGCCCGACTGGGTACTAGAATACGGTCGATTAATCTCTGTTCAATGCGCAAACGTTCTGTCTAGCTTCCTAGTCATAAGATTTTCTGTTATCATGTAATATTTAAGATAATGTAACTAATGTAAGATGGGAAAATAATCCTGAAACTTTACCACTAATGACTAATCCCAAAACATTTGCAAATATCGTAGCCTTTGACTTGGTTGATGCTATAGGCCATTGGCATCTTGACAACGTGCTATAAATCTCTCTATAGTGTGCGTATGGACCACATTTGTGGTACAACAGGTCGTCTAATATTCCAGTGCGTCGAACTGGTATGGACTACTCAAAAGAAAGGAACAATTAACACTTTCCGGGCAATATTGATAAATCAGTGCATGCCAGCAGCAGTAAAACAGGcatctacaatatatctacacatatctacaatatatctacatatatatacatatctacATTATGTCTACAATATATCTACCTATTGCCTAATTTTGTATCAACTAATATGCATTATATTTTCAGTTGTTTTCTTAGATACAGGGCACGTGAATGACATAGAAATTGAGGAGAATGTTCGTGTACATGTTGATTTATCTTCCCAATTTGAAAGGGCATTTGATGAAGAGAATGCAGGTATGATTTAGTACATGTTATCATCACATTTCACAATATATTTTGCATATCAGATGCAGGACAACATTTCAACAAATTTACTACATTTAAACTACAATTTGTATGCAGTGATGTTAGTATTTagtacaaattatctacaatttgATTAACTTAAACATATTTACTGTAACAGTGAAGGAAGCTATGCCTACAGAATCTCCAAAACAGGAAGCTACAACAAGCATTCCAGGAGAACAGAAGAATGAGGAGAAGGAGACAAAAATGCAATCTCCCATTCAAGAAGAGAATCTTATACAAGAAGGAGATGATTGTTGTGAAGAAGGAGGTGAACCAACCGACTACGTTAGTGTAGGTGATTCGGACAACGACTCCAGATCTGAGAAAAGGGAAGTtacacttgatgattttgagcTGCTAGAGAACTTCTCCCAGATTGTTAAGTTCGGCGAGCTTAACAAATATGAAACAACCTCTGTGCATCAAGGAAGAACAAGACAGCCTGGAAAGCATGCTCGATCCCCCTTTCTCTCTTTTTACAGTTCTGGTGGGAGCACTTCTGTTGGACCTCCAATTTTCCTCATCAAGCATCCATTTACTGGTGTTATTGACGAAGATGTTGATCCTGACTTGTTGAAAGAATTCAACAAGTGATTGTACCTTGGTACCGATACAGTTTCAAAGAGATTAGTTTATACAATTTGTTCACATTTTCGAGTGCATTCATCTTTTGGATTCCCACTTGAATCTATATATTTATTGTAATTGCTATATGTTTAAATAGGAGGAAGGCGCCTTATTCTGTAAAAGATAACCATCTTAAGTCGTGATATGATCTTGGAGTGAAGAAAGTTGATAAAAAGGAGTGGTTTTATACTTTGGCATATCCCGGACAAGTAATCAACGACTCGGTAAACACATACCCTGTCAGAATTTAATGACTAGTTGTATTATTCTGTCTTTTGTAGTTTTTCTGTAGATatattgtagttaaattgtaagAAGCATTGAGAACCAGTAAAATCTATTTTTATGCAGtacattgatgttattttatactatttgagaaagagagaaaagtaTGGTCCTCAAAACAAGATACGATTTACAACCACTAATTGTATGTTCAAGACTAGAATTGAATAAATTTATTAGAGGTACATCAATACTCCTGCCGAAAAAAGCTTGTTGTTGTCAAACCTCAGGACGTCATATCAGAATACATATTGGGGTACAGGTTACTCGCAAATGTTGCATTGGATCAAGTTGATTTTGTTATTATGCCCATAAATATTGTGGAGAAATTCATTGGTTGTTGGTTGTGTTTTACATTACCGATATGGTTCTATATGTTTATGATACTATGGTCTCTTCACGAAAACACAACCTTGTTAAATCTGTTGTCAATAAGTTTGTTGTTATGATCCCCCTCTACTTGTCATGCACCAGCTTCTATGGTAAGCGTCCAGACATCAACTACAAGAACACAAAAGCATACATTGAAAAATGTGTTACTGACCCTATTAACATTCAGTGGTTGGTCGGTGAGATACCCTAGCAAAAAGAGGGATCACTgtatgaaaaaattattttttcttctatCTATTTAACAGATTTTATTTTACAATGAATGCTTAATCTTTTCCCTTAATTATTTTGCAGTGACTGTGGTGTATACGTGGCTGCATTTGCAGAATATGTCAGCATTGGAGAGCTagcagtttcaaaggaagacCTTTGTGATATTGATCAACATTGTAAACGCTATGGAGCGCTACTTTGGGATTATGCTAGGAAGAAGCAAGATACTGGTGTAATTAGTGAGAGCGAGGTGACTGGAAGATTAGGAAGAATAAAAGGTGCACCAGTTGTGAACGAGAGAACACAAGTCCAGAAAAAGAAGAATTAGTTGCCATTTTCTGTAGAAAAATTATAGTTAGATTGTTTAGTTGTAGCTGttttgtagtaaagttgtagacAAATTGTTATCTAAGAACAAGTTAGTTGAAGTTTATTTGTAGCAGATTTGTGCTACAATTGTTTTACCCTATGCTTTGTTATTTTATCTAGGATACTACTACTTAGAATAGGAAAcatctgttattttatttttttgattgaaAGTTGTTAGTACTTGATATCGTTATTgttagcatataatttctttacaatttaactataattatgtattatacaTACAAAAAATACATAATCCAATCAAGTTATGAAAGGCTGAAATTAATACACTCagtaattaaacaaaacaaatacaaACCAACTGCATTAAGAGCTGAAAATATTTCATTATAGGAGACAGTCTTTATTCAATTTATCAACACAATTACACCTCAACTATAATTCTCCAGAACACCTCAACACAATTTATCAAAAAACTCTTGTGACTTTATCAAATTTTATTTTCTCTTGGGAGCATTCTTACAAGATCTTATATTATGCCCTTCTAGTCCGCAGTTGTCACatgaaatgtcacgacccaaaatctcacatgtcgtgatggcgcctatctcaatactaagcaagccaaaaatcccaataaaccaccatttctttaaatttaaaaacaaaataattaaattcagcagaaaaaatctcaaaattttaaatatatcaCTCTCAAACCCGATGTCACTAAGTagatgagcatctaatatgaatacaatatCTGACTAATAAAAACCACTGtctaaaaatatagaacagtataataactgaaggaaagagaaaCAAGGTCAgtggacgccaagcagctaccttaaaagtcttcaactgatagtactctgaaatctaacaatctccgtgtccgaaagcacctggatctgcacacgaggtgtagagtgtagtatgagtacaactaactcaataagtaacaagactaacctctggactgaaagcaatgacgagctccGCAGATAcaatccagtataaataatggtataAAACGTagatatgctttcaaatttaaCAATTAAACTCAGTACAAATGAAATaaatcaatactgcatgatatgaagaatatgacatctttgtatctacatgccaatgtacatactgtatgtgGTGCACCTTAGTGAAAACTCCATATACTCATAATCTAAAATACTCAATTACTCAGTGCTGTATATgaccaatccagcccagggaagatccatcccaaatatatatatatatatgtatatccatcaactgacATTCAGTCAATCAgtattgtataaggccaatccagcccatggaagatccatctcaaatatatatatgtatatccatcaactgacagtcagtcactcagtactgtataaggccaatctaacccagggaagatccatcccaaatatatatgtatatccatcaactgacagtcagtcactcagtactgtataaggccaatccagcccaggggaagatccatccccaaatatcaatgattcggacaagatccatgtccagggaaaatccatccctcaatataaatgcttcgggtaAGATCCatacccagggaagatccatccctcaatataaatgcttcgggcaagatccataccCAAGAAAGATCCATCTCTCAATATATATAATCATTCGTGCTCACTATGGGTGTGTGCATACcctaaaccattcttaatgcacctcatacatatattatcatgatcaattgctATCACTCAAATTAccagtcttgttcatacccgaattgatataattagcacccaccaatcttcttaatggtcttaaaatactttaaaaaaattctggggtgttacattctcccccacttaagaacatccGTCCTCGAATGTTGTACAAGTAATTATTAGGCACAATATTATCCTTCTTTCACATTAACCATCATCTTTACTCATTCTTGACTCcatatagatcttagatattcttccaacatttcaacttccttaagtccccaaaatttggctaactcctaaatttttcagaaatttcggcagagtgtCCTCTgcaattgggcctaaccacctgccagagaatcaccaaaaccagtcctaacaacatatacatgaaccaacgatgCAACGTAACATTAAAACAATGTTAATCTTGGCCTTACGAGCAGTATACTGccaaaaaggaacacctttaacatCAACTATACAattgatacataattcatagaaggtaactcttAGCATTTTCGTATATCACcactttataaatacatgactattcaaacaaatgagggtacttcttcttcatttcttcctcgactTCCCAATATACCGTAATAAAaatctgatagtacccattctaggtccaatgaccatatattattaaacacaactatcccacaagCATGCCACACCAATCTAATTCAAGCCGCAAACTGCGCAATCCGTATactctaaaataaaaaaaaattcaaagaagagaaccgttttcgcaagttcaacaagcacttcTACAACTAAAATGCTATGAGCTCACCATACATGGTAAAACCAAGACATACGAATCTAATAACGGTAACCAGCTCTCCTAGAGTTCACATTAAGATCAACCCGCACGGACATCTCACGTGCCATCGTATCTATATCTGGACCCTCACGggtaactcacgtgccaataatatcagtatatggatccgcacggacaactcacgtgccaataacataatcctcctggcatggtcacaggccttcAGTCCAATCATATCATGgaggagcaatcaaataagtacacatgtatatgataaatgaaataagattcaaatgctcctggactggtataaataacacgtcatagcgtaagcatgtgcaaagtctgttATCAACCTTCAAATTGGCAAATTAACAcaaaaatagtaactaccccatttattcaggagaattagcctctttgtaacctgaAATGTAGCCCAGAAGttttcaacaaaggtacgaacatgagaaacgttataactttacgcttaacagtcaactctaggtatatcatagcctaagcattctttcgagtatgagtACTTGCCCCTATGCCCACACATTGGATCAAGCCTCAAATATATAcacacttatagcgcgtagctatcacaaataattaacgcaactagtgcctccactgagttaaaataaaatactcacctcaaacaggccgcaacccgaaacaatatacttctgagaactcccagtttccaaaatcatcaaacacatgaatcaagcaattagaactaaattcctctaactcgaccaaaccatgTAGTCACCAAAATctaagaatattgccaccaaaacatctgtagagtctcaccacatcataattacccctataaataccacaactgaatcacccactctgaaaataccttatttgagtctaagacCGTTTCATTCACCTTCCATAATGATATATAAAAattccacaagtctcgacaccatccaagttaaatctcagattttagccataaacaaatccaCCAAAAATTCGCAATTGTTACATTttaatctcgaatccattagaactttctcgagagtcatcccctttgttcaaatccacattacaccgcccaaatgggccaaaatccacgtgccccattagtacaacaacactcaaagaagtaaccctgccttaatactaccaatcaaattcatacttcgtgtgcactacatcttttaaataacaacttaatcattccataatttttttatatatactcataaagtgcaatataacttGTATTCGGGAATttctttacccgagtcatcctcgatctcaatctctgcaagtcataaccgattcaCATGTatgcctcaaactgaaaccagtacaacacataatcatgaaatcaaatcatcaatagtaggctcccccacttggctcaaagccatagaacaaaatatttcataactcacaatatccatactctattactgccataatattgCAGCCAGTTCAACGAATCTTCTTCATAAGCtcaggtaacacaaaccataaaataccccaatcatccgctaagttcgcattcattctcttgacactcaagtcaaccttctcaaccagattcaaattcaaatctcaacacatacactccactggtagaaaagaaactctccactcaacattataatgagcacacctacgtagattactctgtaagagataacccacttgcttagcctcaaattggcatctcgTTATACCCTTTTCGTAGCTGcaattactacgcaatcacttaatctttatgagtccaaactcattaacaagacatgagaatttaatttgtcccacaatttaactgaaagatccttcaaatcattcatactcgagattgtacgtcacatcaaaacgaaaatcaagcacctaatagccctttttacatttcaaggaaatacttctcatcacattcaaatcatcttaaaatattccgcagtcacatcatactcatcacaaagccattccaccactcatcgagccacaaattccacccGTAGAgacattatcggacatatgagACCAAATGTACAcattacaactgaagctactgaGCTTAAGCCGCAGTCtaaccctggcctcaagtcctccagactggcccaaaaccaaaatacagaatacacatctcgaacctcgttcatggaatcacaagccagtgatgcacagctgatactgagcgctcatatgcgcacacgaatgcgtggaaggaattcaaaaagttatgtttcaagccgaatcaattccgcacgatagaatacttgaaagtgaaatttttcctaagggttcggcagcctctcgaatataagtacaaacgcctccgtaccgatccgcaagactctactaaacctgctcatgactcgtgagacctatgttacctagagctctgataccaacttgtcacgactcaaaatctcacctatcatgatggcgcctatctcaatactaggcaagccaaaattcccaataaaccaccatttcttttaaatttaaaaacaaaataattaaattcagcagaagacatctcaaaatttcaaatatatcactctcaaaatccggtgtcactaagtagatgagcatctaatatgaatataatGTCTGACTAATAAaaatcactgtctgaaaatatagaacagtacaataactgaaggaaagagaaaCAAGGTCAGTggacgccaaacagctaccttgatagtcttcaactgatagtactctgaaatctaacaatctccgtgtccgaaagcacctggatctgcacacgaggtgcagagtgtagtatgagtacaactaactcaataagtaacaagactaacctctggactgaaagcaatgacgagctccGCAGATAcaatccagtataaataatggtataAAATGTAGATATACTTTCAAATTTAACAATTAAACTCAGTACAAATGAAATaaatcaatactgcatgatatgaagaatatgACATATttgtatctacatgccaatgtacatactgtatgtgGTGCACCTTAGTGAAAACTCCATATACTCATAATCTAAAATACTCAATTACTCAGTGCTGTATATgaccaatccagcccagggaagatccatcccaaatatatatatgtatatccatcaactgacACTCAGTCAATCAgtattgtataaggccaatccagcccatggaagatccatctcaaatatatatgtatatccatcaactgacagtcagtcactcagtactgtataaggccaatctaacccagggaagatccatcccaaatatatatgtatatccatcaactgacagtcagtcactcagtactgtataaggccaatccagcccaggggaagatccatccccaaatatcaatgattcggacaagatccatgtccaggaaaaattcatccctcaatataaatgcttcgggcaagatccatacccagggaagatccatccctcaatataaaggCTTCGGATAAGATCCATACCcgaggaagatccatccctcaatatatatataatcattcgttctcactgggggtgtgtgcagactccgcaggggcttcttcagcccaagcgtcgtatatcaaccgcgctcactaggggtgtgtgcagactctcggaggggctccttcatcccaagcgctatataaaggCTGATATGGCCTActacaggcgggcagtcccgatctgtataataataaagcatataaggcGTGTTGCAGGCAgtcagccccgatccatataatactaatgtataaagccaatatggcttgCTGCGTCGCgcaactcaatcccataaatatcctcacaatggacaaatattactgagtgtgaaaagtatatttttgaaataattaattcaacagcaacacgaccccatgggtcacaaaatattggcacatagcctaaacacgaTAATTAAtaagagtctcagctcaatttcctaaCATGAGGAGAATATTTGGATattaacatgattcattaattttacaactgcataggatttattcaagacacgatttatatggtgcacgtctACATGCTCATCACCTATCGtatgtgtcacctccaaacaatttatatcataccaaatttcggggattcataccctcagaaccaagtttagaagtgttacttacctcaatccgagcaattcTTTATTTCAAAAAGCTTTTTCCTCGCgattcggcctccgaacgcctcgaatcttagtcaaaataattcgatacaatcaacacgaggtataggaatcaattccatatgaaaatgctaaatttcacaataaaaatttgaaattaactcaaaattcaaTAGTGGAGCCctcgtctcggaacccgacaaaagttacaaaatatgaatgcccatccaaccacgagtccaaccatagaaatttcaccaaattccgacatcaactcggccctcaaatcttcaattaaagtctatgaagatttctaccattttcaacccaatctttacccatttgaactcaataatctttccataaaccttattggtatatgtatgtatatataatactctaacactcaagaatcatacttttaattatccatttttactccaaacccgaaattgaagaattggggaaagaaattcttacctctttgaagccctagcaagatccttgtgaaatcttcaaaccttgaacaagaattgatggataaatgactaagtcttcactttctctctctaaaatgctctcgcCTCTCTCTATAatgtcagattttagctcaaaatgATTTAACCCTTCTCCCTACCCGACCTTGGGGTATTAAATGAGCTCCTACGTGCACGGTCACGCATTGGCCGTgcacctgaggcagaaactctcaaatatgcgcggccgtgcatctgggcgcgcatatgacgcaggtccagtaaaatggccataaccttctgtatacatatccaaataatgaacggtttgatgcgttgcaaactagactcaaagggcatTAATTTTATAGGTTATACACCGTATAAAGCTTCATATATTGAGAGTTATGCTTGTTTGAAAGTAAATCCtgtgcaaactcacttgaaactttatcccatcatataattttcaacttgacttagccttagggaTCTTCTTAGACCCTAAACCAttattaatgcacctcatacatatattatcatgatcaattgatattaTTATATTACCAGTCTTGTTCATACTCGAATTGATATAATTAGCACccgccaatcttcttaatggtcttaaaatacttagaaatattttcggggtgttacatgaAACCTTGTATTTCTTTGCATTTACTTCATCATATGGTTTGTATATTTGTTTTTGAGGTCTTCCTGGCTGTCTTTTCCCGGTAGGTGGCATTACAACTTCTTCAGCTATATGTTGTGGCACATTCCATTTGCTTTCATCAGGCAACGAGTCTACTGGTATTTCATAAGTATGCAAGAGGCTCTCCCTCGTGTAATAAGGAGAACAATAGTTTTCATAAGACTCATTCCTATGCGTTAAAGCCACCAAAGCATGTGCACAAGGAAGTTCATCAAGCTGGAATTGTCCACAACTACATCTCTTGTTTTGAAGACAAACAATATAGCGCTTCACACCATCTATCACTGTATGGATGTGATCtgttgaagccctcacctacAATTTCATTACAAACACACAACAACTTGTCagaaacatatacaaaataactacaattattCAACATTTTATCTACAATGACTGTATGTATTTAGTTTGATGGAATAATTGATCCGATGTTATTGGATATAGCTTACTCTCAGCTTCTACGATAATGTCATGTTGTCCTCcaactctttgttgtatttttttcCAACGTATGTGAATGTACCCTTTGCTTTCAATAACTTTTCATTAATCCAATGTTCAAGAAGAGTCCTCATGTACTCTAATAGTTCTACTATCGGCAGCTCTCTTGCATCTCTTGTTACCGTATTCAATGACTCTGCAATGTTTGATGACATCGTCCAAGTTTTGTTCACCGTAGCATGTACTCGAGACCATCTGTGATAGCCAATATCGTATAGGTATGCTTTAACACATGTGTCGATTTTTTC is drawn from Nicotiana tabacum cultivar K326 chromosome 9, ASM71507v2, whole genome shotgun sequence and contains these coding sequences:
- the LOC142164024 gene encoding uncharacterized protein LOC142164024 → MSSNIAESLNTVTRDARELPIVELLEYMRTLLEHWINEKLLKAKGTFTYVRASTDHIHTVIDGVKRYIVCLQNKRCSCGQFQLDELPCAHALVALTHRNESYENYCSPYYTRESLLHTYEIPVDSLPDESKWNVPQHIAEEVVMPPTGKRQPGRPQKQIYKPYDEVNAKKYKTVIFISQTLYSY